Proteins encoded together in one Candidatus Buchananbacteria bacterium CG10_big_fil_rev_8_21_14_0_10_42_9 window:
- a CDS encoding tRNA (guanosine(37)-N1)-methyltransferase TrmD, translated as MPKKKSIQFDIVTIFPNVFSEYFNSTILARAQKKKLIKINILDLRKFAKKSDPHKSVDDRPYGGGPGMILMFEPIAKALKSIKRTKKARIIMTAPEGKKLTQKEAKRLSQYDQLIILCGRYEGFDSRVEELIDEKISIGKYVLAGGELPAMVITETVARHVPGVVGHDEALTEETFSKGDDYVEYPQYTRPETVKHGRKKLSVPKVLLSGDHAKIKDWRDKNKKK; from the coding sequence ATGCCAAAAAAGAAGTCCATTCAATTTGACATTGTTACAATTTTCCCAAACGTATTTAGTGAATATTTTAATTCAACCATTTTAGCGCGGGCACAGAAAAAAAAGTTGATTAAAATTAACATTTTAGACTTGCGAAAGTTCGCTAAAAAATCTGATCCGCATAAATCAGTTGATGACCGCCCGTACGGCGGAGGGCCGGGGATGATTTTAATGTTTGAACCAATTGCCAAGGCGCTAAAATCAATTAAGCGCACAAAGAAAGCGCGAATAATAATGACCGCACCAGAAGGCAAAAAGTTAACCCAAAAAGAAGCTAAGCGCTTGTCGCAATATGACCAGCTCATAATTTTATGCGGGCGATACGAAGGTTTTGATTCGCGGGTAGAAGAATTAATTGATGAAAAAATTTCCATTGGAAAATATGTGCTGGCTGGCGGGGAATTGCCGGCCATGGTAATTACTGAAACCGTCGCGCGGCACGTGCCCGGGGTGGTTGGGCACGATGAGGCGTTGACCGAAGAAACGTTTTCCAAAGGTGATGATTACGTTGAGTACCCCCAGTACACAAGACCTGAAACCGTTAAGCACGGCCGAAAAAAGCTAAGCGTGCCAAAAGTGTTGCTTTCAGGCGACCACGCTAAAATAAAAGACTGGCGGGATAAGAATAAGAAAAAATAA
- a CDS encoding DNA polymerase I, producing MAKIKKFVVIDGHALIHRAWHVLPPLTTQDGTLVNAVYGFTAMLLKVIKDIKPEYLVLTFDLKGPTHRHEEYKEYKAHREAPPDELIAQFDLVREVVRAFNIPIFEKQGFEADDLIGTLVKHSKTKGIHKIIVTGDMDALQLVDAETTVMTVKKGATDTIDYGPTQVKEKYGGLAPEQLIDFKSLRGDPSDNIPGVKGIGEKTAITLLSEFKNLDGVYKNIDSPKIKDRVRELLKEYKKDAYLSQKLAAIKTDVPIKFSLNETITKDFDVDKAVKIFQKFEFKSLINQLPKSSQPKTRQTQLMLGKMVDTKSRVKQFDYTLINSQKDFDDFYKELAGQKLFAFDTETSYLDPFFSDLLGISFSWQAKKGYYLTNQIIQKNLDALNKIFNDSKIKKVGHNIKYDLEVVESHGLKVQGVHFDTMLAAYLSNPGNRALKLDNLAFTEFGHQMITLEEIAGKKLSPKDKTVDLSVVPIEIMSDYSCEDADFTYRLIKPLAKQLRQSNNEGILFKIEVPLVRVLADMERVGIEIDVGFLKKMSSSFSKKIATLETKIYKMAGTKFNISSPQQLKEILFEKLEISTEGLGKTKTGISTAAAELEKMRGQHPIIDLISQYRELTKLQNTYLDALPELVNDDGRVRTQFNQTIAATGRLSSSNPNLQNIPMRTDIGREIRKAFVAGRGKKILSADYNQIELRIIASLANDAKMINSFKKGEDIHTRTAADINEIPLDKVAKKDRYAAKAINFGIIYGMGYVSLSKYADIPREQAQDFIDRYFNLHTPIHNYLEETKEIARKQGYAETIFGRRRFFPEISSSQNQVRAAAERAAVNHPIQGTAADLMKLAMIEIYKGLPKISRDAKMLLQVHDELVFEVPNNDLTKVTEFITDKMENIYKLRCPIETHVQIGQNWGELK from the coding sequence ATGGCGAAAATAAAAAAATTCGTGGTAATTGACGGCCATGCCTTAATTCACCGGGCATGGCATGTCTTGCCGCCACTAACCACTCAAGACGGTACGCTAGTTAATGCTGTGTATGGCTTTACCGCCATGCTGCTTAAAGTTATCAAAGACATCAAGCCCGAATATTTAGTTTTAACTTTTGATCTAAAAGGGCCAACGCATCGACATGAAGAATATAAAGAATACAAAGCGCATCGGGAAGCCCCGCCCGACGAGCTAATAGCCCAATTTGATTTGGTTCGCGAGGTTGTCCGCGCTTTTAATATACCCATTTTTGAAAAACAGGGGTTTGAAGCAGACGATTTAATCGGCACGCTTGTTAAACACTCCAAGACTAAAGGTATTCACAAAATAATTGTCACCGGTGATATGGATGCGCTGCAATTAGTTGATGCCGAAACCACAGTAATGACCGTGAAAAAAGGCGCTACCGACACCATTGACTACGGGCCAACACAAGTAAAAGAAAAATATGGCGGGCTTGCCCCTGAACAATTAATTGACTTTAAGTCTTTGCGGGGCGATCCGTCTGATAACATTCCGGGCGTCAAGGGCATTGGCGAAAAAACTGCCATTACTTTGCTTAGCGAATTTAAAAATTTAGACGGTGTTTATAAAAACATTGATTCGCCTAAAATCAAAGACCGTGTTCGCGAGCTTTTAAAAGAGTACAAAAAAGATGCCTACTTGTCACAAAAATTGGCAGCCATCAAAACCGACGTGCCGATAAAATTTTCTTTAAATGAAACTATTACTAAAGATTTTGATGTTGATAAGGCAGTTAAAATTTTTCAAAAATTTGAGTTTAAATCATTAATTAATCAACTGCCTAAATCTAGCCAGCCAAAAACACGGCAAACCCAACTAATGCTCGGTAAAATGGTTGACACTAAGTCGCGGGTTAAACAGTTTGACTACACTTTAATTAACAGCCAAAAAGACTTTGATGATTTTTATAAAGAGCTGGCCGGGCAAAAATTGTTTGCTTTTGACACCGAAACAAGCTACCTTGATCCTTTTTTCTCCGATCTGCTAGGCATCAGTTTTTCATGGCAAGCCAAAAAAGGTTATTATCTGACCAACCAAATTATCCAAAAAAATTTAGACGCGCTAAATAAAATTTTTAACGATTCAAAAATTAAAAAAGTCGGGCATAACATTAAATACGACTTGGAAGTAGTTGAAAGCCATGGCCTTAAAGTGCAAGGAGTGCATTTTGACACAATGCTTGCCGCCTATTTATCCAACCCGGGTAACCGCGCATTAAAACTTGATAATTTAGCTTTTACTGAATTCGGCCATCAAATGATTACGCTTGAAGAAATCGCCGGTAAAAAATTATCGCCCAAAGACAAAACTGTAGATTTATCGGTTGTGCCGATTGAAATAATGTCTGACTATTCTTGTGAGGACGCTGATTTTACATATCGCTTAATTAAACCTCTGGCAAAACAACTCAGGCAAAGCAATAACGAAGGCATTTTATTCAAAATTGAAGTGCCGCTAGTGCGCGTACTCGCGGACATGGAACGCGTTGGCATTGAAATTGATGTCGGCTTTCTGAAAAAAATGTCGAGCAGCTTTTCAAAAAAAATTGCAACCTTAGAAACTAAAATTTATAAAATGGCGGGCACTAAATTTAACATTAGTTCACCGCAGCAACTCAAAGAAATCCTTTTTGAAAAACTTGAAATTTCAACCGAAGGGCTAGGCAAAACTAAAACTGGAATCTCTACGGCGGCCGCTGAATTAGAAAAAATGCGCGGCCAGCACCCGATTATAGATTTAATTAGCCAATATCGCGAATTAACCAAGCTGCAAAACACCTATTTAGACGCTTTGCCAGAACTAGTCAATGACGACGGCCGAGTACGAACGCAATTTAATCAAACTATCGCTGCTACCGGCCGGCTATCTTCATCCAATCCCAATTTACAAAATATCCCCATGCGAACCGATATCGGCCGTGAAATTCGTAAAGCTTTTGTCGCCGGACGCGGAAAAAAAATATTATCTGCTGATTACAACCAAATTGAACTTCGCATTATCGCATCTTTGGCTAACGACGCCAAAATGATTAATTCATTTAAAAAAGGGGAAGATATTCACACGCGAACTGCCGCCGACATTAATGAAATACCGCTAGATAAGGTGGCCAAAAAAGATCGTTACGCCGCCAAAGCGATTAACTTTGGCATAATTTACGGCATGGGTTATGTAAGTTTATCCAAATACGCAGACATTCCCCGCGAACAGGCCCAAGATTTTATTGATCGCTATTTTAATTTGCACACGCCCATTCACAACTATCTAGAAGAAACCAAAGAAATTGCCCGCAAACAAGGTTATGCTGAAACTATTTTTGGCCGCCGACGATTTTTTCCTGAAATCAGTTCCAGCCAAAACCAAGTTCGCGCCGCCGCTGAACGCGCCGCCGTTAACCACCCGATTCAAGGTACCGCCGCTGACTTAATGAAGCTTGCCATGATAGAAATATACAAAGGCTTGCCCAAAATCAGCCGCGACGCTAAAATGTTACTTCAAGTTCATGACGAATTAGTCTTTGAGGTGCCAAACAATGATCTTACCAAAGTCACTGAATTTATTACCGACAAAATGGAAAATATTTATAAGCTCCGTTGCCCCATCGAAACGCACGTTCAAATAGGTCAAAATTGGGGCGAATTAAAGTAG
- the holA gene encoding DNA polymerase III subunit delta: MLIFLYGEDTYRSRQKLHELKAKFIADVDKSGLNIDILIGKNATAQTIQQSYLTAPFLAKRRMIIVEDFFGLRPNKENCEAILNALRRQSENILIFWDGEIKTPLHKPGKELLNNLKNEKLSQEFSALEPHELKRWLSKYCQDKNLKIESNALDLLLDWVGNDLWRLVNEMEKLKAYAAGKKITKTEIELLSIGSFDDNVFNMTDAIGKRQHALALQLLEDQFHLGINHLSLLATITWQFKNLLAVKSLAGENLNEKAIAKTTKLHPFVVKKSLQQVSNFSLEELKLIYNRLLETDQALKNSATSPQALLDLLILA; encoded by the coding sequence ATGCTTATTTTCTTATACGGCGAAGACACTTACCGGTCGCGCCAAAAACTACACGAGCTTAAAGCTAAATTTATCGCCGACGTGGATAAGTCTGGTTTAAATATTGATATTTTAATTGGAAAAAATGCCACAGCTCAAACAATCCAACAATCTTATTTAACCGCGCCTTTTTTAGCTAAGCGCCGCATGATAATTGTGGAGGACTTTTTTGGCCTGAGGCCAAACAAGGAAAATTGTGAAGCTATTCTAAATGCCTTGCGGCGGCAAAGCGAAAACATTTTGATTTTTTGGGACGGAGAAATTAAAACCCCTTTACATAAGCCCGGCAAAGAACTTTTAAACAATTTAAAAAATGAAAAACTAAGCCAAGAATTTAGCGCTTTAGAGCCCCATGAGCTAAAACGCTGGCTCAGTAAATATTGCCAAGATAAAAACTTAAAAATTGAATCTAATGCTTTAGATTTATTGCTTGACTGGGTTGGCAATGATTTGTGGCGATTGGTTAATGAAATGGAAAAGCTTAAAGCTTACGCAGCTGGCAAGAAAATAACCAAAACCGAAATTGAGCTTTTAAGCATAGGTTCTTTTGACGACAATGTCTTTAATATGACCGACGCTATTGGCAAGCGTCAGCACGCCTTAGCCTTACAGCTTTTAGAAGACCAATTCCACTTAGGCATAAATCATTTGTCGCTACTTGCTACCATCACCTGGCAATTTAAAAATTTATTGGCCGTAAAATCTCTCGCGGGCGAAAATCTAAATGAAAAGGCTATTGCCAAAACAACTAAGCTCCACCCGTTTGTGGTAAAAAAATCACTCCAACAAGTATCTAACTTTAGCTTGGAAGAATTAAAGCTTATTTATAATCGGCTACTAGAAACCGACCAAGCCCTAAAAAACAGTGCCACTTCACCGCAAGCATTACTTGATCTGCTCATTTTGGCGTAA
- the rpsT gene encoding 30S ribosomal protein S20, with protein sequence MKDLRQSQARASRNKQAKENIAYLLKRVQKSVEANDLTKAEEYVKQAVKAIDRAVQKGVMKKNTGARKKSRLIKSAKPQAKK encoded by the coding sequence ATGAAAGATTTGCGCCAAAGTCAAGCTCGGGCAAGCCGCAACAAACAGGCAAAAGAAAATATTGCTTATTTATTAAAGCGTGTCCAAAAATCAGTTGAGGCCAACGACCTTACTAAGGCTGAAGAATATGTGAAGCAAGCGGTCAAAGCGATTGATAGAGCGGTTCAAAAAGGCGTGATGAAAAAAAATACCGGTGCCCGCAAGAAGTCTAGATTGATCAAGTCAGCCAAGCCGCAGGCAAAAAAGTAA
- the rpsP gene encoding 30S ribosomal protein S16 — translation MLVIRFSRMGKKKQPTYRIVVSEKTKDPWGDNLEILGNYNPRSKVTEVKKDRILYWISKGAKPSPTVHNLLIDQNVIEAEKQVASSGKKRRKKAEAEKAAEAAKKPEGEEAKPADDKVKTEDKSAEDKPAEKAPKEEKKDEAPKEDKPVEKSEEKKEE, via the coding sequence ATGCTAGTAATCAGATTCAGCCGCATGGGTAAGAAAAAACAACCGACTTACCGTATTGTGGTTTCGGAAAAAACCAAAGATCCCTGGGGCGACAATTTGGAAATTCTAGGGAATTATAACCCCAGATCCAAAGTCACTGAAGTGAAGAAAGATCGGATTTTGTATTGGATTAGCAAAGGTGCTAAACCCTCCCCGACCGTGCACAATCTTTTAATTGATCAAAATGTAATTGAAGCTGAAAAGCAAGTCGCGAGTTCCGGCAAGAAACGCCGCAAGAAAGCGGAAGCTGAAAAAGCGGCTGAGGCGGCAAAGAAACCGGAAGGCGAAGAAGCCAAGCCAGCTGATGACAAAGTCAAGACTGAAGATAAATCAGCAGAAGACAAGCCTGCCGAAAAAGCACCTAAGGAAGAAAAGAAAGATGAAGCGCCCAAAGAGGACAAGCCAGTTGAAAAATCAGAAGAGAAAAAGGAAGAATAA
- a CDS encoding RNA-binding protein, whose translation MAEKDQEFVEYIVKGIVGHPGDVKTERTVDEMGVLITLHINPEDMGYVIGRQGQTARAIRTLLKIVGAKANARVNLKIAEPEGSTRPQRAKADISADTETSVVDNLQI comes from the coding sequence ATGGCTGAGAAAGACCAAGAATTTGTTGAATACATTGTCAAAGGTATCGTCGGACACCCTGGTGATGTAAAGACAGAACGCACCGTTGATGAAATGGGCGTACTTATTACCTTACATATCAATCCAGAAGATATGGGGTATGTAATTGGCCGACAAGGCCAAACCGCGCGAGCTATTCGCACCTTACTCAAAATTGTAGGTGCCAAAGCCAACGCGCGAGTTAACCTCAAGATCGCTGAACCAGAAGGCAGCACTCGTCCGCAACGAGCAAAAGCTGACATTTCAGCCGACACGGAGACTTCAGTTGTAGATAATCTTCAAATCTAA